A genomic region of Chthoniobacterales bacterium contains the following coding sequences:
- the lpxA gene encoding acyl-ACP--UDP-N-acetylglucosamine O-acyltransferase, giving the protein MKIHPTAIVADGAVLGADVEIGPGSIVSSRSVLGSGCVLGAYVILENRVVLGDGTKVGHGSILGANPQDLGFDPARRDTGVRIGRGNTIREYVTIHRATKENGDTTVGDGNFIMTGCHLAHDNVVGNGVIMANNALTAGHVHIGDRCFLGGGNVFHQFMRIGTLAMVRGGCRFSKDIPPFLVATGENHVAGINAVGLRRAGFSAEERAEIKRAFRLLYLSGLNISQALEAAAPGPWGARAEELFAFVREAKKRGVCDYAGRGAAEGE; this is encoded by the coding sequence ATGAAAATCCATCCCACCGCGATCGTGGCCGACGGGGCCGTGCTGGGTGCCGATGTCGAGATCGGTCCCGGGTCCATCGTCAGCTCCCGGTCGGTGCTCGGGTCCGGGTGCGTGCTCGGCGCCTACGTTATCCTCGAGAACCGCGTGGTTCTCGGCGATGGGACAAAGGTGGGCCACGGTTCGATCCTCGGCGCGAACCCGCAGGATCTGGGCTTCGATCCCGCGCGGCGCGACACCGGCGTCCGTATCGGCCGCGGCAACACGATCCGCGAATACGTCACCATCCACCGTGCCACGAAAGAAAACGGCGACACGACGGTGGGCGACGGGAATTTCATCATGACCGGCTGCCATCTTGCCCACGACAATGTTGTCGGCAACGGGGTGATCATGGCCAACAACGCGCTGACGGCCGGGCATGTGCACATCGGGGACAGATGCTTCCTCGGCGGCGGCAACGTGTTTCACCAGTTCATGCGGATCGGAACGCTCGCCATGGTGCGCGGCGGATGCCGGTTCAGCAAAGACATCCCCCCGTTCCTCGTCGCCACGGGTGAAAACCATGTGGCCGGAATCAACGCGGTAGGGTTGCGTCGCGCCGGTTTTTCGGCCGAGGAGCGGGCCGAGATCAAACGTGCTTTCCGCCTGCTATATTTGTCCGGGCTGAACATTTCCCAGGCCCTCGAGGCGGCGGCGCCCGGCCCGTGGGGTGCGCGGGCGGAAGAGCTTTTCGCCTTCGTCCGCGAGGCGAAGAAACGCGGAGTCTGCGATTACGCGGGGCGCGGCGCTGCCGAGGGCGAGTGA
- a CDS encoding PDZ domain-containing protein gives MNPLRTAVIAPLLAALVLSFAPGTQAMEVLREKFAAGTTPSATPESAVSPSPAPGATPEEPAPPPAPAVAKRPPVVRVNVTQQSYSFSQPWRKNQASQRQGLGVVLPDGRILVTAGLVADHTYIELEEPETARKEKAELAAVDYETNLALLSAPAAGFLQNIPGATLDESAGVGSRVDLVQLEANGAPVNTPATLTTVEVGPYVLEDSAFLLFRLSVPLQSRENSFTLPVFKDGALVGLVMRYDPRTQAADLVPAPVIARFLQVASKQPYAGFPRAGLTFSDTRDPQLRRYARLNNGTGGAYITKVQSGSPAEAAGLKVGDILLRVGDKTIDQDGNYEDARFGKVSLAHYVSTLLESGQKVPLAVWRDGAETNLEITLAPRDREAMISQPYTFDQPPKFVIVGGIVFTELSRQFLREWGQSWTRDAPLRLLYLDRFQSELRADRGKIVFISGVLSGPNTVGYEDLAYEIVDQVNGRPVRSLEDLAAAVDNPPDKFHRIKLAEDPGLIILDVEASKAEEKRIRDQYRIPKLRQLGTESSNN, from the coding sequence ATGAATCCGCTCCGCACAGCCGTCATCGCGCCGCTTCTCGCAGCGCTCGTGCTCAGCTTCGCTCCCGGGACTCAAGCGATGGAAGTTCTTCGGGAAAAATTCGCCGCCGGCACCACGCCCTCCGCCACCCCCGAGTCCGCCGTTTCGCCGTCGCCAGCACCGGGAGCCACCCCCGAGGAACCGGCCCCGCCACCGGCACCTGCCGTGGCAAAACGGCCTCCGGTTGTCCGCGTCAACGTCACCCAGCAGTCCTACAGCTTCAGCCAGCCGTGGCGGAAAAACCAGGCCTCGCAACGCCAGGGACTCGGTGTGGTGCTTCCCGACGGACGTATTCTCGTCACGGCCGGATTGGTGGCCGACCACACTTACATCGAACTGGAAGAACCCGAAACGGCGCGCAAAGAAAAAGCCGAGCTGGCCGCTGTGGATTACGAAACAAATCTCGCCCTTCTTTCGGCCCCCGCCGCCGGGTTCCTGCAGAATATTCCCGGCGCCACTCTGGACGAGTCGGCCGGCGTCGGCAGCCGCGTCGATCTTGTGCAACTCGAAGCCAACGGCGCGCCCGTCAACACCCCTGCGACGCTCACCACCGTGGAAGTCGGCCCCTACGTTCTCGAGGACAGCGCATTTTTGCTCTTCCGCCTCAGCGTTCCGCTGCAGTCACGCGAAAACAGCTTCACTCTTCCGGTTTTCAAGGACGGCGCGCTCGTCGGCTTGGTCATGCGCTACGACCCGCGCACCCAGGCAGCCGACCTCGTGCCTGCCCCCGTCATCGCACGTTTTCTCCAGGTCGCCTCCAAGCAGCCTTACGCGGGATTTCCGCGGGCCGGGCTCACTTTTTCGGACACGCGCGACCCTCAGCTCCGACGCTATGCCAGGCTGAACAATGGAACCGGCGGCGCTTACATCACCAAAGTCCAGTCCGGCTCCCCAGCCGAGGCCGCGGGCCTCAAAGTCGGCGACATTCTTCTCCGCGTGGGCGACAAAACCATCGACCAGGACGGAAACTACGAGGACGCGCGGTTCGGAAAAGTTTCGCTCGCGCACTACGTTTCCACGCTTCTGGAAAGCGGGCAGAAAGTGCCTCTCGCGGTGTGGCGCGACGGTGCCGAGACAAACTTGGAAATCACGCTCGCGCCCCGCGACCGCGAGGCGATGATCAGCCAGCCCTACACCTTCGACCAACCGCCGAAGTTCGTCATCGTCGGCGGCATTGTCTTCACGGAACTCTCCAGGCAGTTCCTGCGCGAATGGGGCCAATCGTGGACGCGGGATGCGCCGCTTCGCCTGCTCTACCTCGACCGCTTCCAAAGCGAACTGCGGGCGGACCGCGGCAAGATCGTATTCATCAGCGGTGTCCTGTCCGGCCCGAACACCGTGGGCTATGAGGACCTCGCCTACGAGATCGTGGATCAAGTCAACGGCCGGCCGGTGCGCAGCCTGGAAGACCTCGCAGCCGCCGTGGACAACCCTCCCGACAAATTCCACCGCATCAAGTTGGCCGAGGACCCGGGCCTCATCATCCTTGATGTCGAGGCAAGCAAGGCCGAGGAGAAACGTATCCGCGACCAATACCGCATTCCGAAACTCCGCCAACTTGGCACGGAGAGCAGCAACAACTAA
- a CDS encoding glutamate--tRNA ligase, whose amino-acid sequence MSDSVRVRFAPSPTGFLHVGGARTALFNWLHARHTGGTFVLRIEDTDRERHNDEAVRAIYEGLRWLGLDWDEGAEKGGDYGPYYQSERGPTYERYLKLLEDKGMVYEDAGALRFRSPREPVTVHDEVCGSIQFDLSNPGTHPDMTIRRPDGSWIFHFVNVVDDIEMKISHVIRGEDHLSNTPKHLELYKAFGAEPPKFAHIPLILNPDGGKMSKRDKGASVQSYIEQGYAPEAVRNYLCLLGWSPKDNREILPIEETIALFELKNINRRNAGFDLDKCFWMNGQYLAQMPLERFAELVIPFVDKAGIAYESRQALLPALALVKEKVKHLTDVPSWIEFFFNDNYAYDEASVAKAIHADGALERLHVLGDRLSRVEPWTADNIEAAFKELAATLGVKTALLVHPARVAATGRSVGPSLYHLLELLGCDRVLARFNRTREKFSAA is encoded by the coding sequence ATGTCCGATTCCGTCCGAGTCCGATTCGCCCCGTCGCCCACCGGCTTCCTCCATGTCGGCGGCGCGCGCACCGCCCTTTTCAACTGGCTGCACGCCCGCCACACCGGCGGCACCTTTGTGCTGCGCATCGAGGACACCGACCGCGAGAGGCACAACGACGAGGCCGTGCGCGCCATTTACGAGGGACTCCGATGGCTCGGGCTCGATTGGGACGAGGGCGCGGAAAAGGGCGGCGACTACGGCCCTTATTACCAGAGCGAACGCGGACCCACCTACGAGCGCTACCTCAAACTTCTCGAGGACAAAGGCATGGTTTACGAGGACGCCGGCGCCCTCCGTTTCCGATCCCCCCGCGAACCGGTCACAGTCCACGACGAGGTGTGCGGCTCGATCCAGTTCGACCTGTCCAACCCCGGCACGCATCCCGACATGACCATCCGCCGCCCCGACGGCTCCTGGATTTTCCATTTCGTCAACGTGGTCGATGACATCGAGATGAAAATCTCCCACGTCATCCGCGGCGAGGATCACCTTTCCAACACGCCCAAGCATCTCGAACTTTACAAGGCGTTCGGCGCGGAGCCTCCGAAGTTCGCCCACATCCCGCTCATCCTCAATCCCGACGGCGGCAAAATGAGCAAGCGCGACAAAGGTGCCAGCGTGCAAAGCTATATCGAGCAGGGATACGCGCCCGAAGCCGTGCGCAATTACCTTTGCCTGCTCGGTTGGTCGCCCAAAGACAATCGCGAGATCTTGCCGATCGAGGAGACCATCGCGCTTTTCGAACTCAAGAATATCAACCGCCGCAACGCGGGCTTCGACCTCGACAAATGTTTCTGGATGAACGGGCAATACCTCGCCCAGATGCCGTTGGAACGCTTTGCCGAACTCGTCATCCCGTTCGTCGACAAAGCCGGAATTGCCTACGAATCACGCCAGGCGCTGCTGCCGGCACTGGCACTGGTGAAAGAAAAAGTGAAACACCTCACCGATGTGCCATCGTGGATCGAATTTTTCTTCAATGACAACTACGCCTACGACGAGGCTTCGGTGGCGAAGGCCATCCATGCCGACGGCGCGCTCGAGCGACTCCATGTGCTCGGCGACCGCCTTTCGCGCGTGGAACCGTGGACGGCGGACAACATCGAGGCCGCATTCAAGGAACTCGCCGCAACCCTCGGCGTGAAGACCGCCCTGCTTGTGCACCCGGCGCGCGTCGCCGCCACGGGCCGCAGCGTCGGACCAAGCCTCTACCACCTCCTCGAGTTGCTCGGATGCGACCGCGTGCTCGCCCGCTTCAACCGGACACGCGAAAAATTTTCCGCTGCTTAA
- a CDS encoding trypsin-like serine protease, with protein sequence MLTSVRTAAILFAAVACAGAQSAPGPAQSMVRIATTAQQPDYATPWNPGGVERGVGSGFVIDGERILTNAHVVSNATFISVVKEGDPTLWPARVLHVAHDCDLALLEVYDKAAFFNGTKALQFGGIPALESTVSVYGYPIGGDRLSVTRGIVSRIDFQPYSHSEVDSHLAIQIDAAINPGNSGGPVLQDGKVVGVAFQGYSGAVAQNVGYMIPVPVIKRFLKDIEDGSYDRYMDLAATYFPLVNPAQRAALGLTEPDNGVLIGSVFDGGSSDGKLQSGDVILSVDGLKVYADGKIDLEGERVEMAEVFERKFKGDKVALEILRNGQKQNVELVLARPWPFDMQARSYDKRPRFVLMGGLLFQPLSRDFLDAKKVSDLRLRYFFDFFVTDNLYREHPEVVVLSEILPDPVNTYFMPFKGGIVESINGRKIRSLQDVAQALDEPGEFHVIELLGEGRPIVLDRSALPEADRRIKERYNVSTDRNL encoded by the coding sequence ATGCTTACCAGTGTGCGCACCGCCGCCATTCTTTTTGCCGCCGTGGCATGCGCAGGGGCGCAGAGCGCGCCCGGCCCGGCGCAGAGCATGGTGCGCATCGCCACCACAGCGCAGCAACCCGACTACGCGACACCCTGGAATCCGGGCGGCGTCGAACGCGGCGTCGGCTCCGGATTCGTCATCGACGGCGAACGCATCCTCACCAACGCCCACGTGGTCAGCAACGCCACGTTCATTTCCGTCGTCAAAGAGGGCGATCCCACGCTCTGGCCGGCGCGGGTGCTGCATGTCGCGCACGACTGCGACCTCGCGCTGCTCGAGGTTTACGACAAGGCCGCTTTTTTCAACGGCACCAAGGCCCTGCAATTCGGCGGCATCCCCGCGCTTGAATCGACCGTGAGCGTTTACGGCTACCCGATCGGCGGCGACCGGTTGTCCGTCACCCGCGGTATCGTCTCGCGCATCGACTTCCAGCCCTACAGTCACTCCGAAGTCGACAGCCACCTGGCCATCCAGATCGACGCGGCGATCAACCCCGGCAACAGCGGTGGTCCCGTCTTGCAGGACGGCAAGGTCGTCGGCGTCGCCTTCCAAGGCTACAGCGGCGCGGTGGCGCAAAACGTCGGCTACATGATTCCCGTGCCGGTCATCAAAAGATTTCTCAAGGACATCGAGGACGGCTCCTACGACCGATACATGGACCTCGCCGCCACGTATTTCCCGCTCGTGAACCCCGCGCAGCGCGCGGCCCTCGGACTCACGGAACCCGACAACGGCGTCCTCATCGGCAGCGTGTTCGACGGCGGGTCTTCGGACGGAAAATTGCAAAGCGGCGACGTCATTCTCTCGGTGGACGGGCTGAAAGTTTACGCCGACGGCAAGATCGACCTCGAGGGGGAGCGCGTCGAGATGGCCGAGGTTTTCGAGCGCAAATTCAAAGGCGACAAAGTCGCTCTCGAGATCCTGCGCAACGGGCAAAAGCAGAATGTCGAGCTGGTCCTCGCCCGCCCGTGGCCTTTCGACATGCAGGCGCGGTCCTATGACAAACGTCCGCGCTTCGTTCTCATGGGCGGCCTGCTCTTCCAGCCTCTGAGCCGCGACTTTCTCGACGCCAAAAAAGTCTCCGATCTCCGGCTCCGATACTTTTTCGACTTTTTCGTGACGGACAACCTTTACCGCGAACATCCCGAGGTGGTCGTCTTGAGCGAGATTTTGCCCGATCCGGTAAACACCTATTTCATGCCTTTCAAGGGCGGCATCGTGGAGAGCATCAACGGCCGCAAGATCCGCTCGCTGCAGGACGTGGCCCAGGCGCTCGACGAACCCGGGGAATTCCACGTCATCGAACTTCTCGGTGAAGGGCGCCCGATCGTCCTCGACCGCTCGGCACTTCCCGAGGCCGACCGGCGCATCAAAGAGCGCTACAACGTCTCGACCGACCGCAATTTGTGA